The following are encoded in a window of Scophthalmus maximus strain ysfricsl-2021 chromosome 2, ASM2237912v1, whole genome shotgun sequence genomic DNA:
- the nufip2 gene encoding nuclear fragile X mental retardation-interacting protein 2 isoform X1: protein MEDQPSDRAQDRQQQQQQQRAGDRDTAQHTAALNNDQSHFQRQHQETQTKKTGNKKVNISDEEGEKNTHLSDTVGMSHSPNSNGNRHISSTNVKQKSTQKLYTTVPKVSSKGLDHKKNMDLKNDKEKAFDLNHHEGPPLDKKDSVLLQNGIVNCGFITNGYSSRDNDGSGSEGGYTTPKKRKARCNNTKNTDNVIKDKERDMQQGNTTQESGAFNLEMTEKGVTSRLDGFRAAHKAEAQSAARRAAVSEASVGESQRKSSDAKTIGTFGKKNEERHKPKLSSPSKEDSWTLFKPPPVFPVDNSSAKIVPKISYASKVKENLNKVAQGGGEPLPPPVRLSQVPMSAMKTITSSSFTNGPVSGNGNSCPSVGTFFAPAASSIAPAPSIPSGENVASPLESNCSSTTSPVDGEAYELRKCTLLIYPLNMQPVLPSARHLDPPAAQTNQKALGDIFQNQWGLSFINEPNLGPEGGGGQMPAEDRTGVVTPQSERQAAAAKAAQPCFDVGPSFLEPGTLAQDPEKRTRAPCNVSNACFPACVTSDGERKLQPCGQEKTKPEARGASSAARASSKDSGAKPAQGRLTTLLFGSPKELGHSKDIGRRSSWGSFDVKAAVTYHTKEMESIFNLQKQDPKRVVVYDETKDGPDQ from the exons ATGGAGGATCAGCCCAGCGATCGGGCAcaagacaggcagcagcagcagcagcagcagcgcgcaGGGGACAGGGACACGGCTCAACACACGGCCGCTCTGAACAATGATCAAAGCCACTTCCAGCGCCAGCATCAGGAAACGCAGACGAAGAAAACAG GCAATAAAAAAGTGAACATCAGtgacgaggagggggagaagaataCACATCTGTCTGATACTGTTGGCATGTCGCATTCCCCCAACAGCAATGGTAACAGACACATAAGTAGTACAAATGTGAAGCAGAAGTCAACGCAAAAGCTCTACACAACTGTTCCAAAAGTGAGCAGCAAAGGGTTGGACCATAAGAAGAATATGGACCTTAAAAATGACAAGGAAAAGGCCTTTGATTTGAATCATCACGAGGGCCCGCCTTTGGATAAGAAAGACTCCGTTTTGCTTCAGAATGGCATTGTAAACTGTGGCTTTATTACAAATGGCTATTCTAGCAGGGACAATGATGGGAGCGGTTCTGAAGGTGGATATACAACTCCGAAGAAGCGCAAGGCCAGATGTAACAACACCAAGAACACTGACAATGTGATaaaagacaaggagagagacatGCAGCAGGGCAACACTACACAGGAGTCCGGGGCTTTTAATCTTGAGATGACTGAGAAGGGAGTGACTTCTAGACTTGATGGCTTTAGAGCCGCCCATAAAGCAGAAGCTCAGTCAGCAGCAAGACGCGCTGCTGTGTCAGAGGCTTCAGTGGGTGAATCTCAGAGGAAAAGCTCTGATGCCAAAACGATCGGCACCTTTGGTAAAAAGAATGAGGAAAGGCACAAACCCAAGCTTTCCTCGCCTTCAAAAGAGGACTCCTGGACTTTATTCAAGCCCCCTCCAGTATTTCCTGTGGACAATAGCAGTGCTAAAATTGTTCCCAAGATCAGTTATGCAAGCAAAGTTAAAGAAAACCTCAACAAAGTAGCTCAAGGTGGAGGAGAGCCACTGCCTCCTCCTGTTAGACTGTCACAGGTCCCTATGTCTGCTATGAAAACTATCACCTCATCTAGCTTTACTAATGGTCCTGTTTCTGGAAATGGAAACAGTTGCCCATCAGTGGGTACCTTCTTTGCTCCTGCTGCTAGTAGTATTGCACCAGCCCCATCTATCCCAAGTGGCGAGAATGTAGCATCTCCTTTGGAAAGTAACTGTAGCTCTACAACTAGTCCTGTAGATGGAGAAGCATACGAGCTTAGAAAGTGTACTCTTTTAATTTACCCTTTAAATATGCAACCTGTGCTCCCTAGTGCTCGTCACCTTGACCCACCGGCTGCTCAGACAAATCAGAAAGCCTTGGGAGACATCTTCCAGAATCAGTGGGGGCTTTCCTTCATCAATGAGCCCAACTTGGGGccagaaggaggaggtgggcaGATGCCCGCGGAAGACAGGACTGGTGTGGTCACACCTCAAAGCGAGCGTCAGGCTGCTGCAGCCAAGGCTGCCCAGCCCTGCTTTGATGTTGGTCCATCGTTCTTAGAGCCCGGCACTTTGGCTCAAGACCCAGAGAAAAGGACTCGTGCCCCTTGCAATGTGTCTAATGCTTGTTTTCCTGCTTGTGTGACGAGCGACGGGGAGAGGAAGCTGCAGCCATGTGgccaggaaaagacaaaacctgAGGCCAGGGGTGCAAGTTCTGCTGCGCGCGCCTCCAGTAAAGACAGCGGTGCTAAGCCTGCACAGGGCCGGCTAACCACTCTGCTGTTTGGCTCACCTAAAGAACTGGGCCACTCTAAAGACATTGGCAGAAGGTCTAGCTGGGG
- the nufip2 gene encoding nuclear fragile X mental retardation-interacting protein 2 isoform X2: MSHSPNSNGNRHISSTNVKQKSTQKLYTTVPKVSSKGLDHKKNMDLKNDKEKAFDLNHHEGPPLDKKDSVLLQNGIVNCGFITNGYSSRDNDGSGSEGGYTTPKKRKARCNNTKNTDNVIKDKERDMQQGNTTQESGAFNLEMTEKGVTSRLDGFRAAHKAEAQSAARRAAVSEASVGESQRKSSDAKTIGTFGKKNEERHKPKLSSPSKEDSWTLFKPPPVFPVDNSSAKIVPKISYASKVKENLNKVAQGGGEPLPPPVRLSQVPMSAMKTITSSSFTNGPVSGNGNSCPSVGTFFAPAASSIAPAPSIPSGENVASPLESNCSSTTSPVDGEAYELRKCTLLIYPLNMQPVLPSARHLDPPAAQTNQKALGDIFQNQWGLSFINEPNLGPEGGGGQMPAEDRTGVVTPQSERQAAAAKAAQPCFDVGPSFLEPGTLAQDPEKRTRAPCNVSNACFPACVTSDGERKLQPCGQEKTKPEARGASSAARASSKDSGAKPAQGRLTTLLFGSPKELGHSKDIGRRSSWGSFDVKAAVTYHTKEMESIFNLQKQDPKRVVVYDETKDGPDQ, encoded by the coding sequence ATGTCGCATTCCCCCAACAGCAATGGTAACAGACACATAAGTAGTACAAATGTGAAGCAGAAGTCAACGCAAAAGCTCTACACAACTGTTCCAAAAGTGAGCAGCAAAGGGTTGGACCATAAGAAGAATATGGACCTTAAAAATGACAAGGAAAAGGCCTTTGATTTGAATCATCACGAGGGCCCGCCTTTGGATAAGAAAGACTCCGTTTTGCTTCAGAATGGCATTGTAAACTGTGGCTTTATTACAAATGGCTATTCTAGCAGGGACAATGATGGGAGCGGTTCTGAAGGTGGATATACAACTCCGAAGAAGCGCAAGGCCAGATGTAACAACACCAAGAACACTGACAATGTGATaaaagacaaggagagagacatGCAGCAGGGCAACACTACACAGGAGTCCGGGGCTTTTAATCTTGAGATGACTGAGAAGGGAGTGACTTCTAGACTTGATGGCTTTAGAGCCGCCCATAAAGCAGAAGCTCAGTCAGCAGCAAGACGCGCTGCTGTGTCAGAGGCTTCAGTGGGTGAATCTCAGAGGAAAAGCTCTGATGCCAAAACGATCGGCACCTTTGGTAAAAAGAATGAGGAAAGGCACAAACCCAAGCTTTCCTCGCCTTCAAAAGAGGACTCCTGGACTTTATTCAAGCCCCCTCCAGTATTTCCTGTGGACAATAGCAGTGCTAAAATTGTTCCCAAGATCAGTTATGCAAGCAAAGTTAAAGAAAACCTCAACAAAGTAGCTCAAGGTGGAGGAGAGCCACTGCCTCCTCCTGTTAGACTGTCACAGGTCCCTATGTCTGCTATGAAAACTATCACCTCATCTAGCTTTACTAATGGTCCTGTTTCTGGAAATGGAAACAGTTGCCCATCAGTGGGTACCTTCTTTGCTCCTGCTGCTAGTAGTATTGCACCAGCCCCATCTATCCCAAGTGGCGAGAATGTAGCATCTCCTTTGGAAAGTAACTGTAGCTCTACAACTAGTCCTGTAGATGGAGAAGCATACGAGCTTAGAAAGTGTACTCTTTTAATTTACCCTTTAAATATGCAACCTGTGCTCCCTAGTGCTCGTCACCTTGACCCACCGGCTGCTCAGACAAATCAGAAAGCCTTGGGAGACATCTTCCAGAATCAGTGGGGGCTTTCCTTCATCAATGAGCCCAACTTGGGGccagaaggaggaggtgggcaGATGCCCGCGGAAGACAGGACTGGTGTGGTCACACCTCAAAGCGAGCGTCAGGCTGCTGCAGCCAAGGCTGCCCAGCCCTGCTTTGATGTTGGTCCATCGTTCTTAGAGCCCGGCACTTTGGCTCAAGACCCAGAGAAAAGGACTCGTGCCCCTTGCAATGTGTCTAATGCTTGTTTTCCTGCTTGTGTGACGAGCGACGGGGAGAGGAAGCTGCAGCCATGTGgccaggaaaagacaaaacctgAGGCCAGGGGTGCAAGTTCTGCTGCGCGCGCCTCCAGTAAAGACAGCGGTGCTAAGCCTGCACAGGGCCGGCTAACCACTCTGCTGTTTGGCTCACCTAAAGAACTGGGCCACTCTAAAGACATTGGCAGAAGGTCTAGCTGGGG